From the Longibacter salinarum genome, one window contains:
- a CDS encoding OmpA family protein, translating into MSGHLNVSVSLAFISVVIFAVIAVPGARAQVDGMTIEPKTDRPGADYRSIEMNGPPEQCARRCADEPQCAAFTYVEPGVQGEKARCWLKTRVPDAQPNARTVSGVKQARSWPDNWAQPTFTTRDTVLADLLVRVGDIDNLGFGWPWGFTPFSGRSTPPHAYPFEPEESDPAGTDRIMIGTGYDGSPPEGQDGYSQVAEPAEAIEMTTDLSGIEVETVALQLFLDDFQAPRFGSTYQVTLDGERYPVMEEVLNALNQTGPIGKLVTVEILPGYHDLLEDGRLSLRIDDPTTGAGDGFAIDFVQVLVNPDTFPSTGTLRGRVTHAKTGAPLPGVLVSSALDAVETDQDGRYHLPDVPAGLVVARAAKPGFSSTSEPVDLKAGTEVTVDLQLAPQSETSQIEENLNAEGRVRLRNILFDTGSATIQAESEPTLQAVQRVMQNRSDTRFVIEGHTDSEGGAESNRLLSQKRAEAVKRWLTEHGIEADRLDTAGYGETRPVASNQTDAGRRLNRRVEIAVAE; encoded by the coding sequence ATGTCTGGCCATCTCAACGTCTCCGTCTCGCTTGCATTCATCAGTGTAGTTATTTTCGCTGTGATTGCGGTGCCCGGTGCGCGGGCACAGGTAGACGGCATGACCATCGAGCCGAAGACGGATCGACCTGGTGCGGACTACCGCTCGATCGAGATGAATGGCCCGCCCGAGCAGTGTGCGCGGCGATGCGCAGATGAGCCTCAGTGTGCTGCGTTTACGTACGTAGAGCCTGGCGTGCAGGGGGAGAAGGCCCGGTGTTGGCTGAAGACGCGCGTCCCGGATGCCCAGCCCAACGCCCGAACGGTTTCCGGAGTGAAGCAGGCGCGCAGCTGGCCGGACAACTGGGCGCAGCCGACATTTACCACACGGGACACCGTACTGGCGGATCTGCTGGTGCGCGTCGGCGACATCGACAATCTCGGGTTCGGGTGGCCGTGGGGCTTTACGCCGTTCTCGGGGCGCTCGACGCCACCGCACGCGTACCCGTTCGAGCCGGAGGAAAGCGACCCCGCCGGAACGGATCGCATTATGATCGGCACGGGCTACGATGGCTCGCCGCCGGAAGGGCAGGACGGCTACTCGCAGGTGGCAGAGCCCGCTGAAGCCATTGAGATGACGACGGACCTGAGTGGCATTGAAGTGGAAACCGTGGCGCTGCAGCTCTTTCTCGACGACTTTCAGGCCCCGCGTTTTGGGTCGACGTATCAGGTGACGCTCGACGGGGAACGGTATCCGGTGATGGAAGAAGTGCTGAACGCGCTCAATCAAACCGGCCCGATCGGGAAGCTCGTCACCGTCGAAATCCTTCCCGGTTACCATGATCTTCTGGAGGATGGCCGTCTCTCGCTGCGAATCGACGATCCGACGACGGGAGCGGGAGATGGCTTCGCGATCGACTTCGTCCAGGTGCTCGTCAACCCCGACACGTTTCCCTCGACGGGAACGCTGCGCGGCCGTGTAACACACGCGAAAACTGGAGCCCCGCTGCCGGGCGTCCTCGTGTCCTCCGCACTGGACGCAGTCGAAACGGACCAAGACGGACGATACCACCTTCCCGACGTGCCGGCGGGCCTCGTGGTGGCGCGGGCCGCGAAACCTGGATTTTCCTCTACGTCGGAGCCGGTCGACCTCAAAGCGGGCACGGAGGTGACCGTCGATTTGCAACTCGCTCCACAGAGCGAAACGTCTCAGATCGAAGAAAACCTGAACGCCGAGGGCCGCGTCCGACTGCGCAACATTCTGTTCGACACGGGTTCGGCGACGATCCAGGCTGAATCCGAGCCGACCCTGCAGGCTGTGCAGCGGGTTATGCAGAACCGATCCGACACGCGATTCGTCATAGAGGGCCACACCGACAGCGAGGGTGGCGCTGAATCCAACCGTTTGCTCTCTCAGAAACGCGCGGAAGCCGTCAAGCGCTGGCTCACCGAGCACGGAATCGAGGCCGATCGGCTGGACACAGCCGGCTACGGCGAGACGCGCCCGGTCGCAAGCAACCAGACGGACGCCGGTCGCCGCCTCAACCGCCGCGTGGAAATCGCTGTTGCGGAGTAG
- a CDS encoding DUF4295 family protein — MAKTKGKKGAASRKMAKIIVAQKKDNGHYSFKQKVVPLDNVQDELKAAKN, encoded by the coding sequence ATGGCTAAGACGAAAGGAAAGAAAGGTGCGGCTTCGCGGAAGATGGCGAAGATTATTGTCGCACAGAAAAAAGATAACGGGCACTACAGCTTTAAGCAGAAGGTGGTGCCGCTCGACAACGTGCAGGACGAACTGAAAGCTGCGAAGAACTAA
- the rpmG gene encoding 50S ribosomal protein L33: MAKGNRIQVILECTEAPGTSRYHTTKNRRNTSDRLELKKYNPVLRKHTVHREKK, encoded by the coding sequence ATGGCTAAAGGCAACCGCATCCAGGTTATCCTCGAGTGCACGGAAGCTCCGGGCACGTCGCGGTACCACACGACCAAGAACCGTCGGAATACCTCCGATCGGCTCGAACTGAAGAAATACAACCCGGTCCTCCGGAAGCACACCGTCCACCGGGAGAAGAAGTAG
- the rpmB gene encoding 50S ribosomal protein L28: MARKDDLTGKGPVTGNNVSKSNNKTKRRFQRNLQKKRFYIPSQDRWITLKVSAKTLKTINKKGIEAVLKEARAQGINV, translated from the coding sequence ATGGCCCGCAAAGATGATTTGACCGGCAAGGGACCGGTGACGGGAAACAACGTTTCCAAGTCGAATAACAAGACGAAGCGGCGTTTCCAGCGCAATCTCCAGAAGAAGCGGTTCTACATCCCGTCGCAGGATCGCTGGATCACCCTGAAGGTGTCGGCCAAGACGCTGAAGACGATCAACAAGAAGGGGATTGAAGCAGTGCTGAAAGAAGCTCGCGCCCAGGGCATCAACGTGTAA
- a CDS encoding phosphosulfolactate synthase — protein sequence MIRDDYNVIGLPKRPSKPRSRGLTHMLDKALAPRQVEDILEVNAEYIDVVKLGWGTAVITPNLEKKLDIYREANIPFYFGGTLFEAFFLRDQLDTYRRMLDDLGVEHVEISDGSVSMAHEDKLDAISLFAQDFRVLSEVGSKDANNIMPPYRWVEAMQAELEAGSWKVIAESRESGTAGLFRPNGEIRSGLVDEIVARVDPKDIIFEAPNKMQQVWFIKHQGANVNLGNIQPQEVIPLETLRLGLRGDTLFEFLTPGVTPSLSSNGSGDGQTRDA from the coding sequence ATGATACGCGACGATTATAACGTCATTGGCCTGCCGAAGCGCCCCTCCAAGCCGCGCAGCCGTGGGCTGACCCACATGCTGGACAAAGCGCTTGCTCCGCGCCAGGTCGAAGACATCCTCGAAGTCAATGCGGAGTACATCGATGTTGTGAAGCTCGGCTGGGGGACGGCGGTCATCACGCCGAACCTGGAGAAGAAACTGGACATCTACCGGGAGGCGAACATTCCGTTTTACTTCGGGGGAACGCTGTTTGAAGCGTTCTTCCTTCGGGATCAGCTGGACACCTACCGCCGGATGCTGGACGATCTCGGGGTCGAGCATGTCGAGATCTCCGACGGCTCCGTGTCGATGGCGCACGAGGACAAGCTCGACGCAATTTCGCTCTTTGCGCAGGACTTCCGCGTGCTGAGCGAGGTGGGCTCGAAGGACGCGAACAACATCATGCCGCCGTACCGCTGGGTCGAGGCCATGCAGGCCGAGCTCGAAGCGGGGAGCTGGAAAGTGATTGCCGAGTCCCGCGAGTCGGGAACGGCCGGTCTTTTCCGTCCGAATGGCGAAATTCGTTCCGGTCTCGTTGACGAGATCGTGGCTCGCGTCGATCCGAAGGACATCATCTTCGAGGCGCCGAATAAGATGCAGCAGGTGTGGTTCATCAAGCATCAGGGCGCGAACGTGAACCTCGGCAACATCCAGCCACAGGAAGTCATTCCCCTGGAGACGCTCCGACTCGGCCTGCGTGGCGATACGTTGTTCGAGTTCCTTACGCCGGGCGTTACGCCGAGCCTTTCGAGCAACGGCTCGGGCGACGGTCAGACCCGCGACGCATAG
- a CDS encoding ABC transporter permease, translating to MDYRLQIARRYLFSRREVSLISIITGISMTGVTLGVAALIVVLSVMNGFYDFVRDLLVSIDPHVRVVSTDARGVENADSLIALTKGMDEVVAAAPYVEGKALLVHDGGSANRVVVVRGVDQEAMAEEQEVVRQTGFGSFDVSTRDGTPGLVAGMGLGNRLGLYPGGSERSASNVGLLSAPSIEQMLTQVFGVPPVRRFEVRGLFEVQAAFDQNHVFISLEEAQRLFRTGSSVTGVDLRLQNLEQAETVKAQLQNQLDGARFEVQTWYDLQKSLYDVMRLEKWGASAILILIVIVAAFNIVGSLTMVVIEKRRDVGVLRAMGVSKSNIKRIFLTEGALIGGVGTGLGLVLGLGLALIQQHFKLVPMAQAESFMIDAYPVVIQPLDIMVIAIVSFGLCVLAAVYPAARAAAIEPAQAVHLDT from the coding sequence GTGGATTATCGCCTTCAAATTGCCCGCCGGTACCTTTTCAGCCGGCGCGAGGTATCCCTGATCTCCATCATCACGGGCATCTCCATGACCGGAGTTACGCTCGGTGTTGCGGCGTTGATTGTGGTCCTGTCGGTGATGAACGGGTTCTACGATTTTGTCCGCGACCTGCTCGTCTCAATCGACCCGCATGTTCGTGTTGTCAGCACGGATGCGCGAGGGGTTGAGAATGCAGACTCGCTGATCGCGCTGACGAAAGGCATGGACGAGGTCGTGGCGGCCGCGCCCTATGTAGAGGGCAAAGCGCTGCTCGTGCATGACGGCGGGTCGGCCAACCGCGTGGTGGTCGTCCGGGGTGTGGATCAGGAGGCGATGGCCGAAGAGCAAGAGGTCGTGCGCCAGACCGGCTTCGGTTCATTCGACGTCTCGACCCGGGACGGCACGCCGGGGCTTGTGGCGGGAATGGGTCTGGGGAATCGCCTCGGCCTTTATCCCGGCGGTTCGGAGCGATCTGCCAGTAACGTCGGGTTGCTTTCGGCGCCTTCCATCGAGCAGATGCTCACGCAGGTGTTCGGCGTGCCACCCGTACGCCGGTTTGAGGTCCGGGGTCTCTTTGAGGTTCAGGCTGCCTTTGATCAGAATCACGTGTTCATCAGCCTGGAAGAGGCCCAGCGGCTGTTTCGCACCGGGTCCAGCGTGACCGGTGTGGACCTTCGACTGCAGAACTTAGAGCAGGCCGAAACAGTAAAGGCCCAGCTGCAAAATCAGCTCGACGGCGCGCGTTTCGAGGTCCAAACGTGGTACGATCTGCAGAAGTCACTCTACGACGTGATGCGGCTCGAAAAGTGGGGAGCGTCTGCTATTTTGATCCTGATCGTGATCGTGGCCGCGTTTAACATTGTCGGCTCGCTGACGATGGTCGTGATTGAGAAACGCCGAGATGTGGGGGTGCTCCGGGCAATGGGCGTGTCGAAGTCGAATATCAAACGCATATTTTTGACGGAAGGGGCCCTGATCGGCGGTGTTGGCACGGGACTTGGTCTAGTATTAGGCCTCGGGCTAGCGCTCATTCAGCAACATTTCAAGCTTGTACCGATGGCTCAGGCCGAATCATTCATGATCGATGCCTATCCTGTAGTCATACAACCGCTCGACATCATGGTCATTGCCATCGTGTCGTTTGGTCTGTGCGTGCTCGCCGCGGTGTATCCCGCCGCCCGGGCCGCAGCCATCGAGCCGGCGCAAGCCGTTCACCTCGACACCTAA
- the ychF gene encoding redox-regulated ATPase YchF, whose amino-acid sequence MALRCGLVGLPNVGKSTIFNALSNAGAESANYPFCTIDPNVGVVPVPDDRLDTLAKMAESAEVTPATIEFFDIAGLVEGASEGEGLGNKFLANIREVDAIVHVVRCFDDENVVHVSGSVDPVRDIEVINTELLLKDMESVEKRIEKQRKPAKSGDKEAAKELEVCEKLHDHLSDGHPARSFEGREWEMEIVEELFLLTSKPVLYAANVDESALPEGNEHVDAVREVAREEGSEVVVISAEVESQIAQLDDPEERALFLEEMGLEKSGLERLIRAAYDLLGLITFFTAGPKEARAWQLTRGLHAPQAAGKIHSDFEKGFIKAETIHYSDYEKHGSEAAARKAGVMRAEGKEYEVKDGDVMLFRFNV is encoded by the coding sequence ATGGCGCTTCGCTGCGGTCTCGTCGGTCTGCCCAACGTCGGCAAATCGACCATTTTCAACGCGCTGAGTAACGCCGGCGCCGAGTCGGCCAATTACCCCTTCTGCACGATCGATCCGAATGTCGGTGTCGTACCGGTCCCGGACGATCGTCTCGATACGCTCGCCAAGATGGCGGAGTCCGCTGAGGTCACGCCGGCGACGATCGAGTTCTTCGACATCGCCGGCCTCGTGGAAGGCGCATCGGAAGGCGAGGGACTCGGCAACAAGTTTCTCGCGAACATCCGGGAGGTCGACGCCATCGTCCACGTCGTTCGGTGCTTCGACGACGAAAACGTGGTGCACGTCTCCGGCTCCGTCGACCCGGTGCGCGACATCGAGGTCATCAACACCGAGCTCCTGCTCAAGGATATGGAGTCGGTCGAGAAGCGCATCGAGAAGCAGCGCAAGCCGGCCAAGAGCGGCGACAAGGAGGCCGCAAAGGAGCTGGAGGTTTGCGAAAAACTCCATGATCACCTGAGCGACGGCCACCCGGCGCGCTCGTTCGAAGGTCGGGAGTGGGAGATGGAGATCGTGGAAGAACTCTTCCTCCTCACCAGCAAGCCGGTTCTCTACGCGGCGAACGTGGACGAGAGCGCGCTGCCCGAGGGCAACGAGCACGTCGACGCCGTCCGCGAGGTTGCCAGGGAGGAAGGATCAGAGGTCGTCGTTATCTCCGCAGAGGTCGAGTCGCAGATCGCGCAGCTCGATGATCCGGAAGAACGTGCGCTTTTCCTCGAGGAAATGGGACTGGAAAAATCGGGTCTCGAGCGCCTGATTCGTGCGGCCTACGACCTGCTCGGCCTCATCACGTTCTTTACGGCCGGACCGAAGGAGGCACGCGCCTGGCAATTGACGCGCGGTCTCCATGCGCCGCAAGCTGCGGGTAAGATCCACTCGGACTTCGAGAAGGGGTTTATCAAGGCCGAAACGATCCATTACTCCGACTACGAGAAGCATGGATCCGAAGCCGCGGCCCGGAAAGCCGGCGTCATGCGCGCTGAAGGCAAGGAGTACGAGGTGAAGGACGGCGACGTGATGCTTTTCCGCTTCAACGTGTGA
- a CDS encoding metallophosphoesterase family protein, producing the protein MGLIAIGDIHGCAKSLDALLDRLELTDDDHLIFVGDYIDRGPDSKGVIDRLLELRDDYECTFLRGNHESLMLGYLNAGAFNLWRINGGIATLQSYMENGQPDVEIPEAHQEFVRNTELYYETDDYLFVHAGLKADVSVEENLETFDEEVFLWERGHLEASDFAWDKTVVCGHTPQPEPINRERLIMIDTGCVYHMQPGMGRLTAVRLPEREFIDVDFEG; encoded by the coding sequence ATGGGCCTGATTGCCATCGGCGACATTCATGGGTGTGCGAAGTCGCTTGACGCCCTCCTCGATCGGCTTGAACTAACCGACGACGACCATCTCATTTTCGTCGGGGACTATATCGACCGGGGCCCGGACTCGAAAGGCGTAATCGATCGTCTTCTCGAGTTGAGGGACGACTACGAGTGTACGTTTCTCCGCGGCAATCACGAGTCGCTCATGCTCGGGTATCTGAATGCGGGCGCCTTCAACCTGTGGCGGATCAACGGCGGAATCGCCACGCTGCAGAGTTATATGGAGAATGGTCAGCCGGATGTCGAAATCCCGGAAGCACACCAGGAGTTTGTCCGCAACACCGAACTCTACTACGAAACCGACGACTACCTCTTCGTTCATGCGGGCCTGAAGGCCGACGTGTCTGTGGAGGAGAACCTCGAAACGTTCGATGAGGAGGTGTTTCTGTGGGAGCGCGGGCATCTCGAAGCCAGCGACTTCGCCTGGGACAAAACCGTTGTCTGCGGGCATACGCCCCAGCCGGAGCCGATTAATCGGGAGCGCCTGATCATGATCGATACCGGCTGCGTCTATCACATGCAGCCCGGCATGGGCCGTCTCACCGCCGTCCGCCTCCCAGAGCGGGAGTTCATCGACGTCGACTTCGAAGGATGA
- the nusB gene encoding transcription antitermination factor NusB produces MSTRREAREYVMKALYALEMGGGDARHVVYTILEPALEGDAVTLEFARKLLTETVNSRSEADAVISKHAKNWDIDRITPVDRILLRMAIIELLKMEDVPPKVSIDEAIEIAKSYSTPKSGTFINGILDAALADLKEQGRLNKSGRGLVGMDLPQEQEEASS; encoded by the coding sequence ATGAGCACCAGACGTGAAGCCCGAGAGTACGTGATGAAAGCTTTGTACGCCCTCGAAATGGGGGGCGGAGATGCTCGGCACGTCGTCTACACCATTCTTGAGCCCGCTCTTGAAGGGGACGCCGTCACACTCGAATTTGCCCGTAAGCTGCTCACGGAGACGGTCAACTCGCGGAGCGAAGCCGATGCCGTGATTAGCAAGCACGCGAAAAACTGGGACATCGACCGCATTACGCCGGTGGACCGCATCCTTCTTCGGATGGCCATTATCGAGCTGTTGAAGATGGAGGATGTGCCTCCGAAAGTATCTATTGACGAGGCCATCGAGATTGCGAAGAGCTACAGCACGCCGAAGAGTGGTACATTCATCAACGGAATTCTCGATGCGGCCCTTGCAGATCTAAAAGAGCAGGGGCGCCTCAATAAATCCGGTCGTGGGCTCGTTGGGATGGATCTGCCACAGGAGCAGGAAGAGGCCTCCTCGTAG